A stretch of Cicer arietinum cultivar CDC Frontier isolate Library 1 chromosome 5, Cicar.CDCFrontier_v2.0, whole genome shotgun sequence DNA encodes these proteins:
- the LOC101505791 gene encoding ranBP2-type zinc finger protein At1g67325 has product MSQVDNRNSSAAKRARTDGSRREDDWTCPSCGNVNFSFRTTCNMRNCTQPRPADHNSKSAVKPLQAPQGYSSSAPYLGSNAPPSIYLGVPPYGSSLFNGSPIPPYEVPFSGGSAYHYNYGSRLSAGSPYRPLHLSGPAPYTSGPMVGNGGIYAMPQLLDRYGLGVPIGPGTVGTRPGFFRDDMSQKKGADATRDNDWACPKCGNVNFSFRTVCNMRKCNTPKPGSQPSKSDKNSKQKMPEGSWKCEKCNNINYPFRTKCNRQNCGADKPAESEKSPSSSPDQNEQ; this is encoded by the exons ATGTCTCAG GTTGATAACAGAAATTCTTCGGCTGCTAAGCGTGCTAGGACTGATG GTAGCCGCAGGGAGGATGATTGGACATGTCCCAGCTGTGGCAATGTCAATTTCTCTTTCAGGACAACCTGCAATATGCGTAACTGCACCCAACCAAGGCCTGCTGATCACAATTCA AAATCTGCTGTCAAGCCTCTTCAAGCTCCCCAGGGCTATTCATCCTCAGCTCCATATTTAGGCTCTAATGCTCCCCCTTCAATATATCTTGGTGTTCCACCATATGGGTCTTCTTTATTCAATGGATCACCTATTCCTCCCTATGAGGTTCCATTTTCTGGAGGATCGGCCTATCACTACAATTATGGAAGTCGTCTTTCTGCTGGCAGTCCATATAGACCATTGCATCTATCAGGACCAGCACCATACACTAGTGGACCGATGGTGGGAAATG GTGGGATCTATGCTATGCCTCAGCTATTGGATCGCTATGGCCTAGGCGTTCCAATTGGACCTGGAACAGTG GGCACTAGGCCGGGTTTTTTTCGTGATGACATGTCTCAGAAAAAGGGAGCAG ATGCAACTCGAGACAATGATTGGGCATGTCCAAAATGTGGCAATGTCAATTTCTCATTTAGAACTGTTTGCAACATGAGAAAGTGCAACACACCCAAGCCTGGATCCCAG CCCTCAAAGTCTGACAAGAACTCTA AACAAAAGATGCCTGAGGGAAGCTGGAAGTGTGAAAAATGTAATAACATAAATTACCCATTCCGAACCAAGTGCAACAGGCAGAATTGTGGTGCCGACAAGCCAGCTGAGTCGGAAAAATCTCCCTCATCATCTCCAGATCAAAATGAGCAG TGA
- the LTP2 gene encoding Non-specific lipid transfer protein GPI-anchored 1 precursor, which yields MKLTFVCVLGLIMIIGGSEGAEDLAQKCGQVVQKVIPCLDFATGKALTPKKECCDAANSIKETDPECLCYIIQQTHKGSPESKSLGIQEDKLLQLPTVCKVKNANLTDCPKLLGLSPSSPDAAIFKNASKLSPPSTPSASADQTSTPPTPSDSYMVRPLMMTEVIVMTLAILAVAVPTGFISIYT from the exons ATGAAGTTAACGTTTGTGTGTGTTTTGGGTCTGATTATGATCATAGGTGGTTCTGAAGGAGCCGAAGATTTGGCTCAGAAATGTGGACAAGTGGTTCAAAAGGTGATTCCATGTTTGGATTTTGCAACTGGGAAAGCATTAACACCAAAAAAGGAATGCTGTGATGCAGCAAATAGTATAAAGGAAACGGATCCAGAGTGTTTGTGTTATATAATTCAACAGACACATAAGGGTAGCCCTGAAAGTAAGAGTTTGGGTATTCAAGAGGATAAACTTCTTCAACTACCTACTGTTTGTAAAGTCAAAAATGCCAATCTCACTGATTGTCcta AACTTCTGGGACTATCTCCAAGTTCCCCTGACGCTGCAATATTTAAAAATGCATCAAAGTTAAGTCCTCCTTCAACTCCATCTGCATCTGCTGATCAAACTTCAACCCCACCCACCCCAAGTGATTCATATATGGTTAGACCTCTTATGATGACAGAAGTGATTGTGATGACTTTGGCTATTCTTGCTGTTGCTGTACCTACCGGATTTATCAGCATTTATACATGA
- the LOC101506645 gene encoding arabinogalactan O-methyltransferase 2 codes for MKNRYPLQERKWFLGLTIVGLIGAVLFIATAITTSDTSSFHCPISSGIRTRSNDNYDPTPIQLRAILHYATSHVVPQQSVSEIKISFDVLKSFGRPCNFLVFGLGHDSLMWASFNPGGTTLFLEEDPKWVQTVLKDAPGLRAHTVHYRTQLRQAQTLISSYRSEPTCSPSKAFLRGNKACKLALENLPEEVYDTEWDLIMIDAPKGYYAEAPGRMAAVFSAAVMARNRKGSGVTHVFLHDVNRKVEKLYADEFLCKRNLVKGVGRLWHFQIPPSNVTDATRFC; via the coding sequence ATGAAGAACCGTTATCCTCTCCAAGAGAGAAAGTGGTTCCTCGGGTTAACAATAGTTGGATTAATAGGAGCGGTTCTATTCATAGCTACAGCGATCACAACCTCCGATACGTCGTCGTTTCACTGTCCAATTTCATCCGGGATCCGAACCCGATCAAACGACAACTACGACCCGACTCCCATTCAACTAAGGGCAATACTCCACTACGCCACGTCACACGTTGTTCCTCAACAATCGGTTTCAGAGATCAAGATCAGTTTCGATGTTTTAAAATCCTTTGGTCGACCCTGCAATTTTCTTGTCTTTGGACTCGGCCATGATTCACTTATGTGGGCCTCATTTAATCCAGGTGGCACCACGCTATTCCTTGAAGAGGATCCAAAGTGGGTCCAAACTGTTTTAAAAGACGCACCGGGCCTTCGAGCCCATACAGTTCATTATCGGACTCAACTCCGTCAAGCCCAAACGCTAATCTCTTCCTATCGATCCGAACCTACGTGTTCTCCTTCCAAAGCTTTCCTACGTGGCAACAAAGCGTGCAAGCTTGCGCTTGAGAATTTGCCCGAAGAGGTTTACGATACTGAGTGGGACCTTATTATGATTGATGCGCCTAAAGGCTATTATGCGGAGGCGCCGGGACGTATGGCCGCCGTATTCTCCGCCGCTGTTATGGCGAGGAATAGGAAGGGATCTGGTGTGACGCATGTGTTCCTGCACGATGTTAATCGTAAGGTGGAGAAGCTTTATGCGGATGAGTTTCTTTGTAAGAGGAATTTGGTAAAGGGTGTTGGAAGGCTTTGGCATTTTCAGATTCCACCGTCTAATGTTACCGACGCAACACGTTTCTGTTAA
- the LOC101506977 gene encoding uncharacterized protein: MACRSMLRSAIIVEPFQFQFQFQPLRFNFNPNKRGGFLCKTVKVRPFHRGNGGVLRCSHNDTPSFHDDQGPPQEAVLKAISEVSKTEGRIGQTTNMVIGGTVTDDKSNEWLALDKKVNSYPTDRGFTAIGTGGDDFVQAMVVAVESVIQQPIPQGRVKHKLSARGKYVSVNIGPVQVVSSEQVQAVYNAMRRDDRMKYFL, from the exons atggcGTGCAGGAGCATGCTTCGTTCGGCGATTATTGTTGAACCATTTCAattccaatttcaatttcaacccTTACGTTTTAATTTCAATCCGAATAAGAGAGGAGGCTTTCTTTGCAAAACCGTTAAGGTTCGTCCGTTTCACCGTGGTAATGGGGGAGTTTTACGTTGCTCTCATAATGATACGCCGTCGTTTCACGACGATCAAGGTCCTCCTCAAGAAGCTGTGTTGAAAGCCATTTCAG AGGTATCTAAGACAGAAGGGAGGATTGGGCAAACTACGAACATGGTTATTGGAGGAACTGTGACGGATGATAAATCGAATGAATGGCTTGCTTTAGACAAAAAG GTGAATTCATACCCAACTGATAGGGGGTTTACTGCAATAGGAACCGGTGGTGATGACTTCGTGCAAGCCATGGTTGTTGCCGTCGAATCTGTAATCCAACAGCCAATTCCTCAg GGACGTGTGAAGCACAAGTTATCAGCAAGGGGCAAATATGTGTCTGTAAACATTGGGCCAGTCCAAGTTGTTTCTAGCGAACAG GTCCAAGCTGTATATAATGCCATGAGGAGGGATGACAGGATGAAATACTTTTTGTAG
- the LOC101507307 gene encoding DNA N(6)-methyladenine demethylase ALKBH1A, with amino-acid sequence MYGSENNREDSDRTAFRRAEKKYKLYYDNNASFKNKKKKQPKPVDLTEVFDFRSILECHHRNGELPPDVIVLQDKFSSPVFSLQNRPGFYFIPGALSIEKQCDLIRESLTDFPQPPNRTNHNAIYGPIHNLFVAAKQGKVLVEEKSPITSPEPSTDFGCRDGEEWKFTTEKEASLRKCRSVSGSALLRKLRWSTLGLQFDWSNRNYNMSLQHNKIPEALCELAKQLAKPALPAGVEFQPEAAIVNYFASGDTLGGHLDDMEADWSKPIVSLSLGCKAIFLLGGKTREDPPLAMFLRSGDVVLMAGEARECFHGVPRIFTDKENAEIGHLETQLTHEDDLCFLKYIQTSRININIRQVF; translated from the exons ATGTACGGATCGGAGAATAACCGAGAAGATTCAGATCGAACGGCTTTCAGAAGAGCAGAGAAGAAGTACAAGCTATACTACGATAACAATGCTTCTTTCAAgaataaaaa GAAAAAACAACCTAAACCGGTGGACTTAACGGAGGTATTTGACTTCAGATCAATTCTAGAATGTCATCACCGCAACGGTGAACTTCCTCCTGATGTTATCGTTCTTCAGGACAAGTTCAGTTCTCCGGTGTTTTCTTTGCAAAATCGTCCtg GCTTTTATTTCATCCCTGGGGCATTAAGCATAGAGAAACAGTGTGATTTGATAAGGGAGAGTTTGACTGATTTTCCGCAGCCACCTAACAGAACAAATCACAATGCCATATATGGTCCTATACATAATTTGTTTGTTGCGGCTAAACAAGGGAAAGTTTTGGTTGAAGAGAAATCTCCAATTACCTCACCTGAACCTAGTACTGATTTTGGTTGTAGGGATGGTGAAGAATGGAAGTTTACCACGGAAAAGGAAGCTTCCTTGAGAAAATGCAGATCAGTTTCTGGTTCTGCTTTGCTGCGGAAGTTGCGATGGAGCACTCTTGGCCTACAGTTTGATTGGTCCAAT CGAAATTATAACATGTCTCTCCAACATAACAAAATCCCTGAAGCACTCTGTGAGCTCGCCAAACAATTGGCAAAACCTGCATTGCCTGCTGGGGTTGAATTCCAGCCTGAAGCTGCAATAGTAAATTACTTCGCATCAG GTGACACGCTGGGTGGCCACCTCGATGATATGGAAGCAGATTGGAGTAAGCCCATAGTTAGTTTAAG CTTGGGCTGTAAAGCTATTTTTCTTTTGGGAGGAAAAACTAGAGAGGATCCTCCCCTGGCAATGTTCCTTCGAAGTGGTGATGTTGTACTCATGGCTGGAGAAGCAAGAGAGTGCTTTCATG GTGTTCCTCGGATCTTTACTGATAAAGAAAATGCTGAAATAGGCCATCTTGAGACACAGCTGACGCACGAAGACGATCTTTGTTtcctaaaatatattcaaacttCAAGAATCAACATCAATATCAGACAGGTTTTTTGA